In the genome of Candidatus Baltobacteraceae bacterium, one region contains:
- a CDS encoding SpoIIE family protein phosphatase, with protein sequence MVRPLGTLFSQLRVQAILIALVPIVVLAAMLAYTVSTRAAIGRTAFWADHTQRVILANDALQNAFSQEDDVATSYRRADDARDVAAFRAAVREVRRRVATLVSEADATPGERRYAGIFATAVDTGSAFLARYFYAARRGDSATMKAMIASPATAKLSATLVTAKRDVDRAERVIAVNALASTSLYLRRFSAILLGTLLGGMVLFLALAVAFAIHVARRAERLRTNAEELLRGEHPDPLPGDDEIAGAEREYRTILTRMQQEHNNATVLQRALLPQNLPQVPGVRIDASYTPSLAGADVGGDWYDVFLLGDGRLCISVGDVSGHGLQAASTMAQMRQSVRMAARLYEQPSEVLQAVNRAACDDSGPLVTLFYGELSLTSGVLRYASAGHPMPITVRATGVVEQITGGGLIMGADRRAEYRQHSLSLDAGSAIVVFTDGVVEVDRKLGRDYSAGVERLIDIVNREYYNATENIANVILRDVLDGSVPGDDAAVLFIGITDIGFARVNTVKTWTIDARSASAARRAKRAFLWHLGEFASDGTDLSAPELIFGELVGNVARHTPGSAEITLEIMEDGAFLHVADEGQPIVHAVAQPDALAEGGRGLLLVENLARALTIARTRRGNRVTAELPIMLDRREPSPRVPRRFQRRRVAQASS encoded by the coding sequence ATGGTACGGCCTTTGGGCACGCTCTTCTCGCAACTCCGCGTCCAAGCGATTCTGATCGCACTGGTGCCGATCGTGGTGCTGGCAGCAATGCTCGCCTATACCGTGAGCACGCGAGCCGCAATCGGCCGAACCGCGTTTTGGGCCGATCACACCCAGCGGGTGATCCTTGCCAACGACGCGCTGCAGAACGCGTTCAGCCAAGAAGACGACGTCGCCACCAGCTACCGCCGGGCGGACGACGCGCGAGACGTCGCCGCATTTCGTGCGGCGGTTCGAGAAGTGCGCCGGCGCGTGGCTACCCTCGTGTCGGAGGCCGATGCGACGCCGGGCGAGCGGCGGTACGCCGGCATATTCGCGACCGCGGTCGATACCGGCAGCGCGTTTCTGGCGCGCTATTTCTACGCGGCGCGGCGCGGCGATTCGGCCACGATGAAGGCGATGATCGCATCGCCCGCAACGGCAAAACTCTCTGCCACGCTGGTGACCGCAAAACGCGACGTCGACCGCGCCGAGCGTGTGATCGCCGTCAACGCGCTCGCGAGCACCAGCCTGTACCTTCGCCGCTTCTCGGCGATCTTGCTCGGGACGCTCCTCGGCGGTATGGTGCTGTTTCTGGCGCTCGCCGTCGCCTTCGCGATCCACGTCGCGCGACGTGCGGAGCGATTGCGCACGAACGCCGAGGAACTGCTGCGCGGCGAACATCCAGATCCGTTGCCCGGCGACGACGAGATCGCGGGCGCCGAACGGGAATACCGTACGATCCTCACGCGCATGCAGCAAGAGCACAACAACGCAACCGTGCTGCAGCGCGCGCTGCTTCCGCAAAATCTGCCGCAGGTCCCGGGCGTGCGCATCGACGCGTCGTACACGCCTTCGCTCGCCGGCGCCGACGTCGGCGGCGACTGGTACGACGTCTTTCTGCTCGGTGACGGACGGCTCTGCATCAGTGTGGGCGACGTTTCGGGGCATGGCTTGCAAGCCGCGAGCACGATGGCACAGATGCGTCAATCCGTGCGCATGGCCGCGCGCTTGTACGAACAGCCCTCGGAGGTGCTGCAAGCCGTCAATCGCGCCGCGTGCGACGACAGCGGCCCGCTCGTGACGCTTTTCTACGGCGAGCTTTCACTGACCAGCGGCGTATTGCGCTACGCGTCGGCCGGTCACCCGATGCCGATCACCGTTCGCGCAACCGGCGTCGTCGAGCAGATTACCGGCGGCGGTCTGATCATGGGCGCCGACCGGCGCGCCGAGTACCGGCAACATTCCCTCTCCCTCGACGCCGGTTCGGCGATCGTCGTCTTCACCGACGGCGTGGTCGAAGTCGACCGGAAATTGGGCCGCGACTACTCCGCCGGCGTCGAGCGTTTGATCGACATCGTGAACCGCGAGTATTACAACGCCACCGAGAACATCGCGAACGTCATCCTGCGCGACGTACTCGACGGGAGCGTTCCCGGCGACGACGCGGCCGTGCTCTTCATCGGCATCACCGACATCGGATTCGCGCGTGTGAACACGGTGAAGACCTGGACGATCGACGCGCGCAGCGCGTCGGCCGCCCGCCGCGCCAAGCGCGCGTTCCTCTGGCATCTGGGCGAGTTCGCGTCCGACGGAACCGACCTGTCCGCACCGGAACTCATTTTCGGTGAACTGGTCGGCAACGTGGCACGCCATACGCCCGGATCGGCCGAGATCACGCTCGAGATCATGGAAGACGGCGCGTTCTTGCACGTCGCCGACGAAGGCCAGCCGATCGTCCATGCGGTCGCGCAGCCCGACGCTCTCGCCGAAGGCGGACGCGGCTTACTGCTGGTCGAGAACCTCGCGCGCGCGCTCACGATCGCGCGCACGCGCCGCGGTAATCGCGTGACGGCTGAGTTGCCGATCATGCTCGACCGGCGCGAACCCAGTCCGCGTGTACCGCGGCGCTTCCAGCGCCGCCGCGTCGCGCAAGCATCGTCATAG
- a CDS encoding carboxymuconolactone decarboxylase family protein, whose product MPSGPPFTHAGPWPSVPETLTLSSRAEYSARMNETERIAQGKALRRTVLGDEYVDLHGAAPSKFQKAFADFAAEHVWANVWIRPGLALRERSIINLAILSTLGRWPEFETHVRGALNNGLTEDEIIEVILHTAVYAGVPVAAEALRAAERAVNAYQK is encoded by the coding sequence GTGCCGAGCGGGCCCCCGTTCACCCACGCCGGTCCGTGGCCTTCCGTTCCCGAAACGTTGACGCTCTCCTCGCGCGCGGAGTACAGTGCACGAATGAACGAAACAGAACGCATCGCCCAGGGCAAGGCCCTCCGGCGCACCGTGCTGGGCGACGAGTACGTCGACCTCCACGGGGCGGCGCCCTCGAAGTTTCAAAAGGCCTTCGCCGATTTCGCCGCCGAGCATGTTTGGGCGAACGTGTGGATCAGGCCGGGACTGGCGCTGCGCGAGCGCAGCATCATCAACCTCGCGATTCTCTCCACCCTCGGCCGCTGGCCGGAGTTCGAAACACACGTGCGCGGCGCGCTCAACAACGGCCTCACCGAAGACGAGATCATCGAGGTCATCCTGCACACCGCCGTCTACGCCGGGGTTCCGGTCGCAGCCGAAGCGCTCCGCGCCGCCGAACGCGCCGTCAATGCGTATCAGAAATAG